The following coding sequences are from one Heptranchias perlo isolate sHepPer1 chromosome 13, sHepPer1.hap1, whole genome shotgun sequence window:
- the LOC137331168 gene encoding lactosylceramide 4-alpha-galactosyltransferase-like: MYWSLKSCQAFTEEELEAMKNLKRLCLLTVFLFTCAILYKQFKFIIGYQQTMVQSDIDYPRPDATPGLMFVDSTDKVELSPLSVCSVESAARANPEKPIYYFMRGFNGNLSDYPDQYMIFQTLQSMKNVILLPLKLKTLFENTPLDDWYQKVDPDLETYWIHVLSDACRLALLWKYGGIYLDTDIISLKPLRFTNFICAQQENLANGAALGLSRHHNFTQDCMEDYVKNYEGTIWGQQGPLLMSRVLRRWCKTEDLDEFIDAKCKDISYLPSKFFYPIPCTDWEKYFEHWTLDNIKATFSDTYGAHIWNFLSSGKQDNMNDGSRGLLEYFFREYCPRTYNTFYTNQ, encoded by the exons CTTTCACCGAGGAAGAGTTGGAAGCCATGAAAAACCTGAAGAGACTATGCCTGCTCACCGTCTTTCTGTTTACTTGTGCTATCCTCTACAAACAATTTAAATTCATCATCGGCTATCAACAAACGATGGTTCAATCTGATATTGATTATCCCAGACCGGACGCAACCCCCGGGCTCATGTTTGTAGATTCCACCGATAAAGTGGAGCTCTCGCCGCTGTCCGTTTGCTCGGTGGAGTCAGCAGCCCGAGCAAATCCCGAGAAACCCATTTATTATTTCATGAGAGGTTTCAATGGGAATTTATCAGATTACCCAGATCAATACATGATCTTCCAAACTCTTCAATCAATGAAAAACGTCATCCTATTACCCTTGAAGCTCAAAACACTCTTCGAAAATACCCCTTTGGATGACTGGTATCAAAAG GTAGACCCAGATTTGGAAACCTACTGGATTCATGTGCTCTCAGATGCCTGTAGGCTAGCTCTCCTGTGGAAATACGGTGGCATCTACCTGGACACGGACATCATATCCTTAAAACCATTGCGTTTCACAAACTTCATCTGCGCCCAACAGGAAAATCTTGCCAATGGAGCAGCTCTGGGACTGAGCCGGCACCACAACTTCACACAGGACTGCATGGAAGATTACGTCAAGAATTATGAGGGTACAATTTGGGGTCAACAAGGCCCTCTGCTAATGAGCCGTGTATTGAGACGCTGGTGTAAAACAGAAGACCTTGACGAATTTATTGATGCAAAGTGCAAAGACATTTCCTACCTGCCTTCAAAGTTTTTCTATCCAATTCCATGCACAGATTGGGAAAAATACTTTGAACATTGGACGCTGGACAATATCAAAGCTACTTTCTCAGATACGTATGGAGCACATATTTGGAATTTTCTAAGCTCTGGGAAACAGGATAATATGAACGATGGGAGTAGAGGGCTATTAGAATACTTTTTCCGTGAATATTGTCCAAGAACATACAACACTTTTTATACAAATCAGTGA